The region GTAAATTCATCAGTTAGCTCAAAAACCAATTATCTAGTCGCAGGAGAAAAACCTGGAAATAAGTTAAAAAAAGCTAAAGAACTTGGGATAAAGGTCATTAATGAGCAAGAATTAATGACACTTATTAGCAATTAAAGAAATGAAAAGACCTATAATCTTCTCTTTAATTAAGACCACTTGTGGCAGGGAAAAGTATAATCAGCTTGTCCAAAAAAAAGATTTAATTGGACAAATTAGACTTATTTGGTTTATATCAATAGCAACAATTAAAGATTGGAATATAAAATCAATAGATTAATTTATTTCATTTGAATCTTTTAACGATTTATTTACACCTCTTGCCAAAATAAAAACTACTATAGCAGTAGAAATCAAGCTAAGTATAGTATAGAAAAGGGAATTCCATTCACTTTTATTAGAAAGAATCTCATTAAATCGAGATATTTCTCCAGCCAAAGATCCCAACGAGCAATATAAAAATGTACCTGGAGCAATAGCAAGTAAACCTATTAAAAAATCTCTAAATTTTACATTGCTAATACCATAAGCAAGATTTAAAAGACCAAATGGAAAGGCTGGCGAAAGTCTCATCATAATAATTAGTTTTAAACCTTCATTAGTAATAGTATTTTCAATTGATTGTAATTTAGGCCATAAAGATAAGCGGCTTTGAATCCAACTTCTTAAAAATATCCTTACTGAATAGAAAGTTAAAACTGCCCCCAAAGTAGCACCGATAAAAACAAAAATACTTCCAAGGAATGAACCATAAATCAATCCTGCAAGCATCGAGATCCATGAACTTGGTAATAAAATGCTTACCCAAAATGCATAAAGTATTATAAAAAAAATAATCCCCAAAGAGGAGTTGAGAAAAGACGCTTGACTTTGAAATAAGTTTTGTATAACACTCATAATAGAAGCTTAGGCTTTCATTTCAAACCTAATAATCGTTGACGAACTAGTTCAGCTTGAGCTTCTGCATCAGAAAGCTTCAACCTACATTCCTCAATAACTTTCTCGGGAGCCTTTTGAACAAAACTAGGATTATCTAGACGTTTGGAGAGAATACTCAGTTCATTTTCAGCCTTAGACAAATCTTTCTGAAGCCTGTTCCTCAAAGCCTGCAAATCCACTAAACCTTCGATAGGCAAAAGAACTTCTAACTCCCCAGAAACACCTGCTAAAGATCTTCCGCTGGATTCTTCGAATATTTCTCTGGGATGAAGAATCTCAACTTTATTTGCTCGAGTCAGCGCTTGGATATCTTGAGTCGCCTTCTTTAACAGATTTAAGAGATTTTGATTCTTAGTAACAAAGCGAACAGGTGCTCTTTGAGATGGCTTTAAACCTGCCTCTGCTCTTAAATTACGAACCAAACGAATCGCTCCAAACAATTCAGAAAAAGATAGTTCCAAGTCTTCATCTATTAGGTCTTTATCTAAAGCTGGCCAAGACTGAAGTGCAAGTAACTTTTTATTGGAAAAACCTGTAACTCCATGCCAAAGTTCTTCAGTAAGGTGAGGCATCAAAGGATGCATCATTACTAAGAGTTCTCTTAAAACTTTAAACATAACTATTTGCGATTTCTTACGATTACTCAAATCAGCTTCACTAGGAGATTCACCAAGATTCAAACGTCTCTTAATTAATTCCAAATACCAATCACAAAAATCATTCCAAGCAAATTCATATAACCCTTTAGCTGCCTCACCAAGCGCATATTTTTTATAACGTTTAGCTGTTTCGTTATTTACCTTTGAAAGCTTCGATAAAATCCATTGATCTGATAATTCCAAACGATTGTGCTCTAATTCATCAAATGTCTCCTTAAAAGTTGTATCCCCAAGATTAATTAAAGCAAATCTAGTTGCATTCCATAATTTATTTGCAAAGTTTCTAGCAGCCTCAACTGTTGCAGAGGTATCTTTTGCCCGATCATAATCAATACGAATGTCTTGACCTGCTCCTGCTACCTCTTTCACTAAAGCAAAACGAAGGGCATCAGTTCCATATCGATCTATAAGTAAAAGTGGATCAATACCATTTCCTGCACTTTTACTCATTTTGCGATTTTGTTCATCTCTGACTAAGCCATGAATATACACATCAGCAAAAGGCATCTTTCCTGTAAAAGCACCTGCCATCATTGTCATTCTCGCAACCCAGAAAAATATTATGTCAAAGCCAGTCACCAAAGTATTAGTGGGATACCAGCGTGATAAGTCAGCATTCGTTTTATCTGGCCAACCCAAAGTAGAAAAAGGCCACAAACCACTTGAAAACCAAGTATCGAGAACATCCTCATCTTGTCTAAGTACAGCATCAGTTCCATATTTTTTCTGTGCCTCCAAAAGCGCATCTTTTTCTGAAAGAGCAACTATATATGGAGTGTCATCTGTAAGTTCATTATTCGTTTCACTTACAACAAACCAAGCTGGAATACGATGTCCCCACCACAATTGTCTGCTAATGCACCAATCGCGAATACCTGTTAACCAATCCCTATAAACTTTTGCCCAACGATCGGGATAAAAGCGAGGTTCATCTTTGCCAAGATGCGAACGACAGCGCTCTGCCATAGGTTCCATGCGGACAAACCACTGAGTTGAAAGCAAAGGTTCTATAGGAACCTTACCTCTATCAGAAAAAGGAACGCTATGCCGATATGGTTCTACCTTGGTCAATAATCCCTTTTGCTCTAATGCTTTAACAACTGCTTTACGAGCTTCAAAACGATCAAGGCCTTCGAAAGGACCTGCCTCAGCATTCATAGTGCCATCTTTATTCATCACTGTGATCTGCCGCAAATTATGTCGCTGACCAATTGCAAAATCATTCGGATCGTGCGCAGGCGTAACTTTGACACATCCTGTACCGAAATCCATATCAACATGATCATCAGCTATAACAGGAATTTCACGACCCAGAAATGGCAAAGTAAGTGTTTGACCAACAATGTTTGAATATCTACTGTCTGAGGGATTTACAGCAACAGCAACATCACCCAACATAGTTTCAGGCCTAGTAGTGGCCACCTCAAGAAATCTGATTCCATTTGAATCATTAATCTTGGAGAGTGGATATTGGAAATGCCAAAGATACCCATCAACTTCTTTAGTCTCTACTTCTAAATCACTAACTGCCGAAGAAGAAGCAGGACACCAATTCACAAGATATTCTCCTCTATAAATCAATCCTTGTTGGTGTAAACGTACAAATGCCTCTGAGACAGCCTTGCTTAATCTTGTATCCATTGTGAACCTTTCTCTCTTCCAATCAACTGAATAACCCAAACGTCGTAATTGCTCAACAATTCGACCACCACTTTCTGATTTCCATGCCCATGCTCGCTCTAAAAAAGCTGATCTTCCTAATTCATCTCTAGTAAGACCCTCTTTTTTTAACTGTTTTTCTAAAATTGTTTGAACAGCAATCGATGCATGATCTGTCCCTGGTAAACAAAGTACATTTTTGCCTTGCAAACGTTGAAATCTAACAATTGTATCTATTAATGCTGTATTAAAAGCATGGCCCATATGCAGGCTGCCAGTGACATTTGGAGGAGGAATAACCACTGAAAACGGCTCACCTTCATCATTAGGGTCTGGATGAAAGGCACCCTCTTCCTCCCATATTTTTTGCCAACGACACTCTGTTCCTAAAGGGTCATATCTCTTAGACAATGCATCTACTGCATGATCTAAATTTTCTGAATCAGGCTGGTCAACCACAAGAACAAAGAAGAATTCAAATCTTATAAGAAAACACTAATGAAGTTAAATGTTTTTGTAAAAATCAACAGCCACTTTCTGAAGAATTCCACGGAATAGCAATTAATTGATCATGTTCCTCCCATTGACTGCTATCTGTAATAACTCGTGCAGTTAATCCCACAATATTCAAAGCTTCCTTACAGCGATCATATGTTAATGAAATCTCACTGGCTACTGGCATAACAAATACCTTGGCTTCAGATGGATCTGCTATTAAATATAATGACAAATCTTCTAAAGTTCTTTCAAAAAATATCTTCCTCATTCTTATGGTTAAAGTCGATCCCAAAGCATCAGCAAAACTTTGAAGACTCTCTTTTTCTCCAGATAAGCCACAATTTAAAGATAACCAAATTAAAAGTTTTACCCAACTATCTACAGTCCAAATTGGTTCAAAACTATTTCGTTGATTTCTTACCAATTCAAATACAGCAAAATTGAACATTTTTGCCTGAATGCTTGATTGATTTGTTTTTTTCATAACAACAGTTTCTTTTTCTAATAAAATTAGATTTGACTGCCTTTAAACAGCATTAATACTAATCATGGATCTAAATGACCCCGAACTAGAGTTTTCCGACTTAATTTACGCCTATCAAAGTTGGGTGATGGCCGTAATTAATGATGAAAAGTTAGATAACGGTGAAAAACTCCTTACAGAAGAGATAGCAGATGATGCTATCAATGCAATGAGATTTCTATCTGGTGACGTTACCAATGCTATAGAAACAAGCTTAGCTAGGGTCTACGATGTTGATTCTGAAGAATTAGCTTCCTTACTATTCCCTGAAGAGTAAGAAATAAGAATAGTTAATCTATTAACTAGCTAAAAATTTGTATAGCTACTTAATTAAAATTAAGTTTAAATTCTGCAAGACATCAAAAGCGTTCTCACCTTCTTGCATAAGGATAAGAACCACTGCCTTATGATCTCTGTACAATTTCAAAACCTTTAAAGATAATCTAAGATTCTCAATGGGCGATCCAGGGTTCGAACCAGGGACATCCTGCTTGTAAGGCAGGCGCTCTACCGCTGAGCTAATCGCCCGTTAGTTAATTCTGCCTCATCAAGGCAACCCCAGTAGAAAATTAATGGAAAAAGAGAACACATCTATAAAATAAAATTTTTAAATTCCCATCTTCCAAGCGATGCTGGAAATGAGTTAAACAAGGAAATGAGACTTGCATCATCTTTGAAAATTAAAAAAACTAGTTTTTGGGCCTTCTAAGAAAGAGTTCAAAACTCAACTTTTTAATGACATTAAACAAGAATATTTGTTGATCTAAGACAAGTTCAGGCTAAAAAGAAGAAATAATTCCCCTAAGGAATTTGAAAGCCATAACAGAAAGTGTCTTCAGCAATCAAATCAATGTTAAACCTCCGCAAGTCCAATCCAAAAAGTGCCATAGAAGAGCTTATAAGAGTTGTCTCTAAACTACGCAACCCTATTAATGGATGTCCCTGGGATCTCAAACAAAACCACACATCATTAATTCCTTACGCTATTGAAGAAGCTTACGAAGTTTGCGATGCAATTCGTTATGGAAATGATTCAGATTTAATTGAAGAACTAGGTGACTTATTACTTCAAGTTGTTCTTCATGCACAGATTGCTAATGAAGAAAAAAGATTTTGCTTTGATGATATAGCTCAAACAGCTGCTGAAAAAATGATTAGGCGACATCCTCACGTTTTTCATAAGAAAAGAGAAATGAAGGAAGAAGAAATTCAACACACATGGGAAGAAATAAAGCAATTAGAAAAACCGATGCCAGATACAAATATTCCATTTAGTCAAGGCTTAATAAGAAAAGTACGGTCACAATCTGCTCTTACGAGTGCAATCTATATATCAAAAAAAACATCTGAGAAAGGACTTGAAAGGCATTCATTGGAAGAAGCCTGGAAATCAGTTGAAGAAGATATAAAATCATGTAAAAATGACTTGTCAGGAATAAATAATAGTGAAGGTAATATAGGTAGATTACTTCTAAATATAATCAATATTGGCATAATTAAAAAATTAAATCCAGAAGAAGGTTTATTAAAAGCAAATAAGGAATTTCTTTGTAATCTTAGCTATATAGAAGCTAAACTTAATAATACAGTAGCTAGCAAATTACAAATAAAAAATTTGTGGAAAGAAGCTAAGATGAATAATATGAAAGATACAGCATCAGTTAACTATTTACAAACTTAATCACAAAGTAAATTTAAATAATAAAAACATGTTTGAAAATGAAAATCCGAATGGTTCTTGGCTTGATGAATATCAAAATGATGTGCGCTATGGCCTCAAAGGTAAAAAGATAATTGAAGAGATAAGTAATTTCCAAAAGATAACAATATTTGAAAGCAATCGTTATGGGAAAGCTCTTCTACTTGATAATTGTTGGATGACTGCAGAGTATCAAGAAAAACAATATCATGAATGTATTGTTCATCCTGCTTTATGTGGTTCAAAAGAAATAAATAAAGTCTTAATTATAGGAGGAGGTGATGGAGGCTCTGCAAGAGAATGTCTTAAGTATCAAGAATTAAAAAACCTAGATCTAATTGAAATTGATAAACGAGTGGTTGAGTTGAGTCAACAATACTTATCAGTTATTGGAGGTAATTGTTGGAAAGACCAACGACTTAATCTAAAATTAACAAATGGTATTAACTGGGTAAAAGATGCAAAAGATAACTCATACGATGTCATTATTATAGATGGATCTGATCCCAAAGGTCCTGCAAAAGGGTTGTTCAATAAAGACTTTTTTAAGGATTGTCATCGCATACTTAAACCAGATGGCGTATTAGGAGCACAAACAGAATCTCCAGAATCCTTTGAAGATATTCATATCAATACTGTAAAGATGATAAAAGAAGTTTTTAAATATGCAGACCCATTATATGGTTATGTTCCAATATATCCAAGTGGTATATGGAGTTGGACATTTGCTTCAATTAAAAAGCCGCGCCATCTCTACCCTATTATTTCTAGAGCCAATACAATATCTAAAACATGTCAAGTATGGAGTCCAAGATGGCAACGAGGGGGCTTTGATGCTATACCAGCAAACATTGAAAGAAAGTTGCAACAATGAATAAAAGTAACCAAAACAAAGATCCAATCTTTAATTGTGATGATGCTATTTATATGTGTGCAAAGCGAGAAGTAGATAATTGCAACCTAGGCATCTATGGTGTTAATTATGATGGAACGACGTCTTTTAGGCCAGGAGCTAGATTTGGCCCTTCTTCAATTAGACAGGTTAGTAATGGAATAGAATCTTTTTGTCCACAATTAAACCTTGATCTTGAAGATATTAATTTTACAGATTTTGGTAACTTAGAAATAAATTTTGGAGCTCCAGAACCAGTTATTAAGAAAGTAAAAACTGCTTCGAATTTCATTTATTCTTTAGGAATGAAACCATTGCTCATTGGTGGTGAGCATTCAATTACCATTGGATCAATTCAATCAACTATAGAATATTTCCCGAACTTAATACTTATACAATTAGATGCACATGCAGATCTCAGAGAAGAATGGCTAGGATCCAAATTTAACCATGCATGTGTTATGCGAAGATGTCTTGAAATGATAAGTAGTGAAAGAGTCTTTCAAGTTGGAATAAGAAGCGGTACAAAAAAAGAAATGCATGAGTTAAGAAAGACAAAAAGATTGGTAAATTTCATTTCAGGACAACCTGCAAAAGAACTATATAACGCATTAAATCCACATAAAGGTAAACCTATTTACTTAACTGTTGATGTAGATTGGTTTGATCCTAGTGTTATATCAGGGACAGGAACTCCTGAACCAGGAGGTTTCACTTGGCAAGACTTTTCTGCAATAATTAATGTTCTTCAAAACCATAAAATAATTGGTGCAGATATTGTGGAATTAGCGCCACAGTTAGATCCATCTGGAGTAAGTAGTATAGTAGGTGCAAAAATAACTAGAAGTTTAATAATGTTGCTCAGCATTTCTCAATCAACAATTAGATAATGTGACTGCAATGATCGGCAGCAAGCTTTGAAAAGTTAGATTTCACTAATTGCCAATTCTCGTCCGAAATCTAATTGTTTTTCTACCATTTCGATATTTTCAAGTACTGGTAAAGATGCTTCTTCTTGACTCCAATGATGGCAATAAGCATATGAAGCAATATCAGAATGGATTTTTATCTTTCGAAGCAAACACCAACCATTTGCAGATGACTGAAAAGCCTTACTGTATTTACAAGTTTTGCAACATTCTTTAAATGACATCAAACATCAAATATGTTCCAAGACTTATACATTAGTGAAAGTTTTCAAATCAGGCCACAAACTTCTAAATATGAATTGTGCAAGATTGTATTGGGAATTGGCTCGAATGATGCGACCACTAAGAACCTTTTATAGAGAAGTCAAATGAAATCAAAAAACACTCCTCTTTATGAAACTTGCCTAAATGAGGGCGCTCGAATGGTGGAGTTCGCTGGCTGGAACATGCCAATACAATTCTCAGGACTAATTAATGAACACAATGCAGTAAGAAAAAATTCCGGAATATTTGATATTTCTCATATGGGAGTTTTTTCTATTCAAGGAAAAAACCCTAAAGATGCTTTGCAAACATTAGTTCCTTCCGATCTACACCGAATTGGACCAGGAGAAGCATGCTATACAGTCTTGCTTAATAATGATGGCGGAATTATTGATGACCTAATCGTTTATGACCTAGGCACTAATGATCCAAATAATGAAGAATGCATTTTAATAGTTATAAATGCAGGTTGTACGCAAGCTGATATTGATTGGATCAAGGAACATCTTTCGGATAAGAATCTTAAGGTTTGCAATGCAAAGGGTGATGGAGTACTGCTTGCATTACAAGGACCTGACTCCACAAATCAACTACGTAATGTCTTAGGTGAATCTTTAACGAATATTCCCAAATTTGGGCATCGAGAAATACAAGTACAACTAAAAACTCATCCAGTAAGTTTCTCAATATTTATCGCACGAACAGGTTATACAGGTGAAGACGGTTATGAAATCCTTCTCAACACAAATGCAGGAAAATCACTCTGGCGCGAATTAATAGAAAACGGAGTCACCCCTTGTGGTCTTGGTGCTAGAGACACATTAAGACTTGAAGCAGGAATGCCTCTTTATGGCAATGATATAAACAATACAACCACTCCTTTTGAAGCAGGTTTAGGATGGTTAGTTCACTTAGAAACCCCAGACGAATTTATTGGAAAAGCTGCACTTGTAAAACAAACTAACGAAGGTATAAACAAGAAATTAGTCGCTCTAAAGATTGAAGGGAGAGCAATAGCTCGAAAAGGTTATCAAATAATGTTTAAGAATAAATTTGTTGGAGAAATTACCAGTGGAAGCTGGTCCCCGACTTTGAATGAAGGGATTGCACTCGCATATTTACCAATCGATTTAACAAAAATAGGAACAGCAGTAAGTGTACAAATACGCGATAAGCTACATACAGCGATCGTGGCCAAAAAGCCCTTTTATCGCAGAGTTTCCTGACATAAATGTGCTTTTCTCAAGCCTACATACATTCGTTATGGGAAACTCATTCTCTCTATCTAGATTTTTCTCATGCGCAGTAACTACTGTGGAGAACTGCGCAAAAAGCACATTAACTCCAATGTCCAATTATGTGGCTGGGTAGATCGACGAAGAGATCACGGTGGTGTGATTTTTATCGATCTAAGAGACCGCACTGGAACAATTCAAATCACAATTGACCCTGATCAAGGATCAGAACTATTTACTGTTGCAGAAAATCTTAGAAATGAGACTGTTGTGCAAATTTCAGGAACAATTAGGGCTAGGCCTTCAGAATCATGTAATCAAAAATTAAAAACTGGCGAAATAGAAGTATTAGCAAACCATCTAGAAGTCTTAAATCAAATACAAGGGAACTTACCCTTTTCTATTTCTGTTCACGATGATGAACCAATCAAAGAAGAATTAAGACTTCGTCATCGTTATTTAGATCTAAGAAAAGATCGCATGACAAAAAACCTTCGATTGCGTCATGAAGTTTTGAAAACAGCCAGAAATTTTCTTGAGCAAGAAAATTTTCTGGAAGTAGAGACTCCAATCCTAACTAGATCTACCCCTGAAGGAGCGAGAGATTATTTAGTCCCTTCAAGAGTATGTGAAGGGGACTGGTTCGCTTTGCCTCAATCCCCACAACTCTTCAAGCAATTATTAATGGTCGGAGGAATAGAGCGCTATTACCAAATAGCTAGATGTTTTCGTGATGAAGACCTGCGTTCAGATAGACAACCGGAGTTCACTCAACTGGATATCGAAATGAGTTTTATGAGCCAAGAAGAAATTTTAGGATTAACCGAAAAATTAATCTCATCAATATGGAAATCCGTCAAAGGCGTAGACCTTGTCCACCCTTTTCCTCGATTAACTTGGCAAGAATCAATGGATCGATTTGGCACTGATAGGCCAGATACCCGTTATGGGATGGAACTCAAAAATGTCAGTCAAATTCTTAAAGGAATAGGTTTTAAAGTTTTTTCAGGTGCTATTGATGCAGGTGGTTCGGTCAAATGCATTACTATCACAGGAGGTAACCAGCTAATAAGCAATGTAAGAATTAAGCCAGGAGGAGATATTTTTAGCGAAGCGGAAAAAGCAGGTGCCAAAGGACTCGCCTTTATAAGAGTTCGTGGCAATGGTGAGATAGATACTATAGGCGCAATAAAAGACAATTTAAATATCGCGCAAAAAGAAGAACTCCTCAAACAAACCAATGCAAATGAAGGAGATCTAATTCTTTTTGCAGCTGGCGATACAACAACGGTTAATAAAACCCTCGCTCGCTTAAGACAATTTCTTGCCAAAGATTTAGACCTGATTCCATTCAAACTGAACAATGAACAATGGAATTTTCTTTGGGTAGTTGATTTCCCTATGTTTGAATTTAACTCAGATGAAAACCGCCTGGAAGCTCTTCACCATCCGTTCTGTGCTCCCAATCAAAGCGACCTAGGTCAAAGACGATTATGGGAAACAAATCTTCCTACAGCCCGTGCCCAGGCTTACGACTTAGTATTAAATGGTCTAGAGCTTGGCGGAGGATCTTTACGCATTCATAATCCTGATCTTCAGCTGACAGTTCTAAAAACTATCGGGCTTCCTTTACAAGAAGCAAAAAAAGAATTTGGCTTTCTGCTCGAAGCTCTAGAAATGGGAGCACCTCCACATGGAGGCCTGGCATTTGGGTTAGACAGAATAGTCATGCTATTAGCTGGCGAAGAATCCATCAG is a window of Prochlorococcus marinus subsp. marinus str. CCMP1375 DNA encoding:
- the speB gene encoding agmatinase, producing the protein MNKSNQNKDPIFNCDDAIYMCAKREVDNCNLGIYGVNYDGTTSFRPGARFGPSSIRQVSNGIESFCPQLNLDLEDINFTDFGNLEINFGAPEPVIKKVKTASNFIYSLGMKPLLIGGEHSITIGSIQSTIEYFPNLILIQLDAHADLREEWLGSKFNHACVMRRCLEMISSERVFQVGIRSGTKKEMHELRKTKRLVNFISGQPAKELYNALNPHKGKPIYLTVDVDWFDPSVISGTGTPEPGGFTWQDFSAIINVLQNHKIIGADIVELAPQLDPSGVSSIVGAKITRSLIMLLSISQSTIR
- a CDS encoding TVP38/TMEM64 family protein; this encodes MSVIQNLFQSQASFLNSSLGIIFFIILYAFWVSILLPSSWISMLAGLIYGSFLGSIFVFIGATLGAVLTFYSVRIFLRSWIQSRLSLWPKLQSIENTITNEGLKLIIMMRLSPAFPFGLLNLAYGISNVKFRDFLIGLLAIAPGTFLYCSLGSLAGEISRFNEILSNKSEWNSLFYTILSLISTAIVVFILARGVNKSLKDSNEIN
- the aspS gene encoding aspartate--tRNA ligase — its product is MRSNYCGELRKKHINSNVQLCGWVDRRRDHGGVIFIDLRDRTGTIQITIDPDQGSELFTVAENLRNETVVQISGTIRARPSESCNQKLKTGEIEVLANHLEVLNQIQGNLPFSISVHDDEPIKEELRLRHRYLDLRKDRMTKNLRLRHEVLKTARNFLEQENFLEVETPILTRSTPEGARDYLVPSRVCEGDWFALPQSPQLFKQLLMVGGIERYYQIARCFRDEDLRSDRQPEFTQLDIEMSFMSQEEILGLTEKLISSIWKSVKGVDLVHPFPRLTWQESMDRFGTDRPDTRYGMELKNVSQILKGIGFKVFSGAIDAGGSVKCITITGGNQLISNVRIKPGGDIFSEAEKAGAKGLAFIRVRGNGEIDTIGAIKDNLNIAQKEELLKQTNANEGDLILFAAGDTTTVNKTLARLRQFLAKDLDLIPFKLNNEQWNFLWVVDFPMFEFNSDENRLEALHHPFCAPNQSDLGQRRLWETNLPTARAQAYDLVLNGLELGGGSLRIHNPDLQLTVLKTIGLPLQEAKKEFGFLLEALEMGAPPHGGLAFGLDRIVMLLAGEESIRDTIAFPKTQQAKCLLTEAPAEVSKKQLKELHITSTFIKNE
- the mazG gene encoding nucleoside triphosphate pyrophosphohydrolase; the protein is MLNLRKSNPKSAIEELIRVVSKLRNPINGCPWDLKQNHTSLIPYAIEEAYEVCDAIRYGNDSDLIEELGDLLLQVVLHAQIANEEKRFCFDDIAQTAAEKMIRRHPHVFHKKREMKEEEIQHTWEEIKQLEKPMPDTNIPFSQGLIRKVRSQSALTSAIYISKKTSEKGLERHSLEEAWKSVEEDIKSCKNDLSGINNSEGNIGRLLLNIINIGIIKKLNPEEGLLKANKEFLCNLSYIEAKLNNTVASKLQIKNLWKEAKMNNMKDTASVNYLQT
- the gcvT gene encoding glycine cleavage system aminomethyltransferase GcvT codes for the protein MKSKNTPLYETCLNEGARMVEFAGWNMPIQFSGLINEHNAVRKNSGIFDISHMGVFSIQGKNPKDALQTLVPSDLHRIGPGEACYTVLLNNDGGIIDDLIVYDLGTNDPNNEECILIVINAGCTQADIDWIKEHLSDKNLKVCNAKGDGVLLALQGPDSTNQLRNVLGESLTNIPKFGHREIQVQLKTHPVSFSIFIARTGYTGEDGYEILLNTNAGKSLWRELIENGVTPCGLGARDTLRLEAGMPLYGNDINNTTTPFEAGLGWLVHLETPDEFIGKAALVKQTNEGINKKLVALKIEGRAIARKGYQIMFKNKFVGEITSGSWSPTLNEGIALAYLPIDLTKIGTAVSVQIRDKLHTAIVAKKPFYRRVS
- the speE gene encoding polyamine aminopropyltransferase, whose protein sequence is MFENENPNGSWLDEYQNDVRYGLKGKKIIEEISNFQKITIFESNRYGKALLLDNCWMTAEYQEKQYHECIVHPALCGSKEINKVLIIGGGDGGSARECLKYQELKNLDLIEIDKRVVELSQQYLSVIGGNCWKDQRLNLKLTNGINWVKDAKDNSYDVIIIDGSDPKGPAKGLFNKDFFKDCHRILKPDGVLGAQTESPESFEDIHINTVKMIKEVFKYADPLYGYVPIYPSGIWSWTFASIKKPRHLYPIISRANTISKTCQVWSPRWQRGGFDAIPANIERKLQQ
- a CDS encoding valine--tRNA ligase, with protein sequence MVDQPDSENLDHAVDALSKRYDPLGTECRWQKIWEEEGAFHPDPNDEGEPFSVVIPPPNVTGSLHMGHAFNTALIDTIVRFQRLQGKNVLCLPGTDHASIAVQTILEKQLKKEGLTRDELGRSAFLERAWAWKSESGGRIVEQLRRLGYSVDWKRERFTMDTRLSKAVSEAFVRLHQQGLIYRGEYLVNWCPASSSAVSDLEVETKEVDGYLWHFQYPLSKINDSNGIRFLEVATTRPETMLGDVAVAVNPSDSRYSNIVGQTLTLPFLGREIPVIADDHVDMDFGTGCVKVTPAHDPNDFAIGQRHNLRQITVMNKDGTMNAEAGPFEGLDRFEARKAVVKALEQKGLLTKVEPYRHSVPFSDRGKVPIEPLLSTQWFVRMEPMAERCRSHLGKDEPRFYPDRWAKVYRDWLTGIRDWCISRQLWWGHRIPAWFVVSETNNELTDDTPYIVALSEKDALLEAQKKYGTDAVLRQDEDVLDTWFSSGLWPFSTLGWPDKTNADLSRWYPTNTLVTGFDIIFFWVARMTMMAGAFTGKMPFADVYIHGLVRDEQNRKMSKSAGNGIDPLLLIDRYGTDALRFALVKEVAGAGQDIRIDYDRAKDTSATVEAARNFANKLWNATRFALINLGDTTFKETFDELEHNRLELSDQWILSKLSKVNNETAKRYKKYALGEAAKGLYEFAWNDFCDWYLELIKRRLNLGESPSEADLSNRKKSQIVMFKVLRELLVMMHPLMPHLTEELWHGVTGFSNKKLLALQSWPALDKDLIDEDLELSFSELFGAIRLVRNLRAEAGLKPSQRAPVRFVTKNQNLLNLLKKATQDIQALTRANKVEILHPREIFEESSGRSLAGVSGELEVLLPIEGLVDLQALRNRLQKDLSKAENELSILSKRLDNPSFVQKAPEKVIEECRLKLSDAEAQAELVRQRLLGLK